One Scophthalmus maximus strain ysfricsl-2021 chromosome 9, ASM2237912v1, whole genome shotgun sequence genomic region harbors:
- the matr3l1.1 gene encoding matrin 3-like 1.1 yields the protein MSHNPYRLPPSDSDLRPQSGPFGSSDRRHRRRRSSPVQDFYRPPPPQESFPPSSSSSRGSAQSCAQDGALSILNSCGLEPSDLSLLATLPEDVLTVESLPHVLKQIKGKRGTVRPFPDNTPSSSSSSSSSSSSRPPGAARQPAVSSRSRNWDQLHSQPVQYLLTHVAPTPLPSEKLPDLWANPRPSSCVRADAPPLSSSSSSSSYMVDFRHRPGPSDYGKTGRTLTTGPVSSRDRPADRSAGRGERTCPTRLSASGLAGYRPRAPPAEEYRPKPRGRRPESEQSSIRSGRASVPSRPEALDFHGTPPQVFPYSCSLCDITVLSEQVWIKHINGSHHADGQLGLLQRFPNWDCRMETVVRSDDQSEKRKDEENPARPPQEANENPRPNKQPKRKTSEKGKVVCVKFPAQSVDEAFLRKLTEPFGKIVKILMFPSLAFVELGSVDQAKDLVKFHVNCPPTVNGEQMEFSVSNTFSFLQSSRVVSFTPAPLGDDGQSDLIAVVKRFGPPLYTLFLPSTAFVEMKNVPDAQKLVDYYSSNTLRINSDIFKVSFSGEHRSLMRVAAAQRYEEEEAPSSKRGRSHSQEPDGKTETERRRSGSREKRSRSRDKSSSRDKCNREKRTGSREKRTRSRSRDKRSGSRERRNRSKDESSSRSSEQNGSREKTVEPEKNSGSRPEPDQVPLTDSGSRPEADPVPLTDSGSRPEPDPVPLTDSGSRPEPDPVPLTDSGSRPEADPVPLTDSRPEPPEDEQSEEEAESSADESDIEGMEVIGEDGENLEDEDMETLDEEEDKRPAERSDSSEEGTEKEEVEEAKQEVEEEKVQEVEEEKLEEDEENPGFPVDLENCITLDELDEDQSDDEGGEAEPEAPPTRVVYITNLPSRFYSDASFVKLVRGFGTAVRYFLIRRQSQGFIEMSTSSEALRAARQLNCESFHGSRLAVNISHKYNRLSNGYEVQPDSDGEKRSERRSKSRTSDRKSEGRKESLKKTPEKESGSRKSSEKESGSRKSSERESRSRKSSEKESGSRKNTGVNAGSRKTPEKESGSRKSNDKESASRKTPEKESGSRKTPQVESKFRNSTETESGSGKSTEKESGSRKSTEKESGSRKSTEKESGSKKSTEKESGSKKSTEKESGSRKSTEKESGSRKSTEKESGSKKSTEKESGSRKPTEEESANKMTPAKELTLKNGSEKNSRTTPEKESSKTSDKESSSKNTDGKNSAAAARTGSEDETLKRKGVSDDDSVPKKTLKIESEKEASADQTEEQTQQKPAADDDDRLLDCGDAVKLEQEAEHVGGAAEPEKPTKPVGTNFVRPVVGYFCNLCQLIYADEDEAKLQHCSSLPHYRKYQEKTGIDPWTS from the exons ATGTCTCACAACCCGTACCGACTGCCGCCCTCCGACTCCGACCTCCGGCCTCAGTCGGGACCATTCGGCTCCTCGGaccgccgccaccgccggcGCCGCTCCTCGCCGGTCCAGGACTTTTACAGGCCACCGCCGCCACAGGAGTCCTTCCccccgtcctcgtcctcgtcccggGGCTCAGCTCAGTCGTGTGCGCAGGACGGCGCTCTCAGCATCCTGAACAGCTGCGGTCTGGAGCCCAGCGACCTCTCTCTGCTCGCCACGCTCCCAGAGGACGTCCTGACCGTGGAGTCGCTGCCTCACGTCCTCAAGCAGATCAAAGGGAAGAGAGGGACCGTCAGACCGTTCCCTGATaacactccctcctcctcttcctcctcctcctcctcttcctcctctcgtcctcccgGCGCCGCCCGGCAACCTGCCGTCAGCTCCCGCTCCAGAAACTGGGACCAGCTACACAGCCAGCCAGTCCAGTACCTGCTGACACATGTCGCTCCCACTCCTCTTCCATCTGAGAAGCTTCCGGACCTCTGGGCGAATCCCCGACCCAGCAGCTGTGTCAGAGCAGACGCTCCGCCTttatcgtcgtcgtcgtcgtcgtccagcTACATGGTGGACTTCCGCCACAGACCAGGACCCTCTGATTATGGTAAGACAGGAAGAACCCTAACCACCGGTCCGGTTTCCTCGCGGGACCGACCCGCGGACCGGTCGGCAGGACGAGGGGAAAGAACTTGTCCTACCCGTCTCTCAGCATCGGGATTAGCTGGTTACAGGCCTCGGGCGCCTCCTGCCGAAGAGTATCGACCCAAACCCCGGGGGCGACGCCCTGAGTCCGAACAGTCTTCCATCAGGAGCGGCCGGGCCTCCGTGCCCTCCAGGCCAGAAGCTCTGGACTTCCACGGGACGCCGCCTCAGGTGTTCCCGTACTCTTGCTCTCTGTGTGATATCACTGTGCTGTCAGAGCAG GTTTGGATCAAACACATCAACGGCAGCCATCATGCGGACGGACAGCTCGGCCTGTTGCAGCG GTTTCCTAACTGGGACTGTCGCATGGAGACGGTCGTCAG GTCTGacgaccaatcagagaagaggaaggatgaggaaaACCCCGCTCGGCCGCCGCAGGAAGCCAATGAGA ATCCTCGACCGAACAAACAGCCCAAGAGGAAG ACGTCGGAGAAAGgtaaagtggtgtgtgtgaagttTCCTGCTCAGTCTGTGGACGAGGCGTTTCTCAGGAAACTGACGGAACCGTTTGGAAAGATTGTGAAAATCCTCATGTTTCCATCTCTG GCGTTTGTGGAGCTCGGCTCCGTGGATCAGGCCAAAGACCTGGTGAAGTTCCACGTCAATTGTCCTCCAACGGTGAACGGAGAGCAGATGGAGTTCAGCGTCTCCAACACATTCAGCTTCCTGCAG agcTCTCGGGTGGTGAGCTTCACTCCGGCTCCGTTGGGAGACGACGGCCAATCAGATCTCATCGCTGTGGTCAAGCGCTTCGGCCCCCCGCTCTACACGCTGTTCCTTCCGTCCACG gcCTTTGTGGAGATGAAGAACGTTCCAGACGCTCAGAAGCTGGTGGATTATTATTCCTCCAACACTCTGAGGATCAACAGCGACATCTTCAAGGTTTCCTTCTCTGGAGAACACAGAAGTCTGAT GCGAGTCGCTGCTGCCCAGAGgtacgaggaggaggaggcgccgTCGAgcaagagggggaggagtcacaGCCAAGAGCCGGACGGGAAGACCGAGACCGAGAGGAGGAGGTCCGGGTCCAGAGAGAAgaggtccaggtccagagaTAAATCAAGTTCTAGAGATAAGtgcaacagagagaagaggaccgggtccagagagaagaggaccaggtccaggtccagagacAAGAGGTCTGGgtccagagagagaaggaacaggTCCAAAGATGAATCCTCCAGCAGGTCTTCGGAGCAGAACGGGTCCCGAGAAAAGACGGTGGAACCAGAGAAAA ACTCTGGGTCCAGACCTGAACCTGATCAGGTTCCTCTCACAGACTCTGGGTCCAGACCTGAAGCTGATCCGGTTCCTCTCACAGACTCTGGGTCCAGACCTGAACCTGATCCGGTTCCTCTCACAGACTCTGGGTCCAGACCTGAACCTGATCCGGTTCCTCTCACAGACTCTGGGTCCAGACCTGAAGCTGATCCGGTTCCTCTCACGGACTCCAGACCTGAACCTCCAGAGGACGAACAGAGCGAAGAGGAGGCCGA GTCGTCTGCAGACGAGAGCGACATTGAGGGGATGGAGGTAAtcggagaggacggagagaatCTGGAGGACGAAGACATGGAAACTCTGGATGAGGAAGAAGATAAACGTCCAGCAGAGAGAAGTGACTCGTCAGAAGAAG GAAcggaaaaggaggaggtggaggaggcgaaacaggaagtggaagaggagaaggtg caggaagtggaagaggagaagttGGAAGAAGACGAG GAGAACCCAGGTTTCCCTGTGGACCTGGAGAACTGCATCACTCTGGATGAACTGGACGAGGATCAGTCTGATGATGAAG GGGGCGAAGCTGAACCTGAG GCTCCGCCTACCAGAGTCGTTTACATCACAAACCTGCCGTCGCGTTTCTACAGTGACGCCTCCTTCGTCAAACTGGTCCGAGGTTTTGGGACGGCAGTGCGCTACTTCCTGATCCGCCGCCAAAGCCAG GGTTTCATCGAGATGTCGACGTCGTCAGAGGCGCTGAGAGCTGCTCGACAGCTGAACTGTGAATCGTTCCACGGCTCCAGACTCGCCGTCAACATCTCGCACAAGTACAACCGACTGTCCAACGG CTACGAGGTTCAGCCGGACTCAGACggggagaagaggagcgagCGGCGTAGCAAGTCCAGAACCTCCGACAGGAAGTCTGAGGGGAGGAAAGAGTCCTTGAAGAAGACTCCAGAGAAAGAGTCTGGATCCAGAAAGTCCTCAGAGAAAGAGTCAGGCTCCAGAAAGTcctcagagagagagtcaaGATCCAGAAAGTCTTCAGAAAAAGAGTCGGGATCCAGAAAAAACACAGGGGTCAACGCAGGATCCAGAAAGACTCCAGAGAAAGAGTCGGGATCCAGAAAGTCCAATGATAAAGAGTCGGCATCCAGAAAGACTCCAGAGAAAGAGTCAGGATCCAGAAAGACCCCACAGGTTGAGTCAAAATTCAGAAACTCCACAGAGACAGAGTCGGGATCCGGAAAGTCCACAGAGAAAGAGTCGGGATCCAGAAAGTCCACAGAGAAAGAGTCGGGATCCAGAAAGTCCACAGAGAAAGAGTCGGGATCCAAAAAGTCCACAGAGAAAGAGTCGGGATCCAAAAAGTCCACAGAGAAAGAGTCTGGATCCAGAAAGTCCACAGAGAAAGAGTCGGGATCCAGAAAGTCCACAGAGAAAGAGTCGGGATCCAAAAAGTCCACAGAGAAAGAGTCTGGATCCAGAAAGCCCACAGAGGAAGAGTCGGCCAATAAAATGACTCCAGCAAAGGAATTAACCCTGAAAAACGGGTCAGAAAAAAACTCTAGAACAACACCAGAGAAAGAATCGTCCAAAACTTCAGACAAGGAGTCGTCGTCTAAAAACACTGATGGGAAGAACTCGGCTGCCGCTGCCAGAACAGGTTCAGAAGATGagacattgaaaagaaaaggggtGAGTGACGACGACTCGGTGCCTAAAAAGACCCTGAAGATAGAAAGTGAAAAGGAGGCGTCAGCTGATCAGACTGAAGAACAAACCCAACAG AAACCTgcggctgatgatgatgatcgaCTCCTGGACTGTGGGGATGCTGTGAAACTGGAACAGGAAGCGGAACATGTGGGGGGTGCCGCCGAGCCCGAGAAACCCACCAAACCTGTTG GAACGAACTTTGTGCGGCCGGTTGTCGGTTACTTCTGCAACCTGTGTCAGTTGATCTACGCCGACGAGGATGAAGCCAAactgcagcactgcagcagcctGCCGCACTACAGGAAGTACCAG gagaAGACGGGAATCGATCCGTGGACGAGCTGA